The following proteins are co-located in the Paraburkholderia phytofirmans PsJN genome:
- the istA gene encoding IS21 family transposase gives MFEYRQVLVRMRQGDSDRDIARAGLMGRKKLTAVRRTAQELGWLDPARPLPQDTVIAGQFGRTPHLPSTCVSTLEPFREQISSWFDADVQGTTIHSALKRNHGYTGSYSAVRRFLKHLGAERNVTATTILDFPPADAAQVDFGAGPALIHESGHTLKTWFFVMTLCWSRHQYVELVFDQTIETWLACHRRAFEWFGGCPGRIIIDNAKCAIIRACTYDPEVQRSYAGLAEGYGFRIDACPPHDPQKKGVVESGVKYVKKSFMPLRAFRDLPDANRQLREWIMREASVREHGTTREQPLARFAIEKPLLTALPDVPPVLAAWSTVTVHRDAHIQHHKALYSVPFALVGKTLWVKSTDTVVQLFHQHELVATHPRLRKPGARSTVRDHQPPAAQAWLEHDPQWCLAQAKEIGPACHALILALFNDEVLVNLRGAQGIVRLRGKVGDARLDAACERALAHASPRWRTVKTILDKGLESEPIAESPQTLTDTYVNGGRFGRNLQSLLIH, from the coding sequence TTGTTTGAGTACCGCCAAGTCCTTGTCCGTATGCGGCAAGGCGATTCCGACCGCGACATAGCGCGCGCCGGGCTCATGGGCCGCAAGAAGCTCACCGCGGTAAGGCGCACCGCGCAAGAGCTCGGCTGGCTCGATCCGGCGCGGCCGCTGCCGCAAGACACCGTGATCGCAGGTCAGTTCGGCCGCACGCCGCACCTGCCCAGTACCTGCGTGTCGACACTCGAACCCTTTCGCGAGCAGATCAGTAGCTGGTTTGACGCTGACGTACAGGGCACAACGATTCACAGCGCGCTCAAGCGCAACCATGGCTACACCGGCAGCTATTCGGCGGTGCGCCGCTTCCTGAAGCATCTGGGCGCCGAACGTAATGTCACGGCGACAACGATTCTGGACTTCCCGCCGGCCGATGCCGCGCAGGTCGACTTCGGCGCCGGTCCAGCGCTCATCCACGAATCAGGTCACACGCTCAAGACGTGGTTCTTCGTCATGACGCTATGCTGGTCGCGTCATCAGTATGTCGAACTCGTGTTCGATCAGACCATCGAGACGTGGCTGGCCTGCCACCGGCGCGCCTTCGAGTGGTTCGGCGGCTGCCCCGGGCGAATCATCATCGACAACGCGAAGTGCGCGATCATCAGGGCATGCACGTACGACCCCGAGGTCCAGCGCTCCTACGCGGGCCTCGCTGAAGGATATGGCTTCAGGATCGATGCCTGTCCTCCGCACGACCCGCAGAAGAAGGGCGTCGTTGAATCGGGCGTCAAATACGTCAAGAAGTCCTTCATGCCGCTGCGCGCGTTTCGTGATCTGCCGGATGCCAATCGGCAACTGCGCGAATGGATCATGCGGGAAGCCAGCGTTCGTGAACACGGCACGACACGCGAACAGCCGCTGGCGCGCTTCGCCATCGAGAAGCCGCTATTGACGGCGCTGCCCGATGTACCGCCCGTGCTCGCCGCATGGTCCACGGTCACCGTTCATCGTGACGCTCACATCCAGCATCACAAGGCGCTCTACTCGGTGCCGTTCGCCCTGGTCGGCAAGACGCTGTGGGTGAAGTCGACAGACACGGTCGTGCAGCTGTTCCATCAGCACGAACTCGTTGCCACCCATCCCCGGCTGCGCAAGCCAGGCGCACGCTCAACCGTCCGCGATCATCAGCCGCCGGCAGCGCAGGCGTGGCTCGAACACGATCCGCAATGGTGTCTGGCGCAGGCCAAAGAAATCGGTCCTGCCTGCCACGCGCTGATTCTGGCGCTCTTCAACGATGAGGTACTCGTCAACCTGCGCGGTGCGCAGGGCATCGTCCGGCTTCGCGGCAAGGTGGGTGACGCGCGGCTGGATGCCGCATGCGAACGGGCGCTGGCCCATGCCAGTCCCAGGTGGCGAACGGTCAAGACGATTCTGGACAAAGGTCTGGAGAGCGAGCCCATCGCAGAGTCCCCGCAAACGCTCACCGATACCTACGTCAACGGCGGCCGCTTCGGTCGCAATCTCCAATCCCTGCTGATCCACTAA
- the istB gene encoding IS21-like element helper ATPase IstB, which translates to MNPSPELNTTLKQLRLSGVLDSLEQRNRQAIDGQLAYTEFLAMLLHDEVARRDQKKLRTRLARAGFAMGKTLETFDFDRLPNLNRTHIHDLATGRYIDEKVAILIAGPTGTGKSHLAQALGNCAARQGRDVVFATQTRLLNSLQAARATGTYERKLKQLASVPVLIVDDFALKPLRSPQDEDFHDLIAERYETAATILTSNLDFSEWGDAFAGNRILGAATLDRLRHGAYRIVLDGDSFRTPRPLPEPDQTRLAKSTKKTHP; encoded by the coding sequence ATGAACCCCAGTCCTGAACTGAACACAACCCTCAAGCAGTTGCGCCTGTCCGGCGTGCTCGATTCCCTTGAGCAGCGCAACCGGCAGGCCATCGACGGCCAGCTCGCGTACACGGAGTTCCTCGCCATGCTGCTGCACGACGAAGTCGCCCGACGTGATCAGAAGAAGCTGCGCACCCGCCTGGCCCGCGCTGGCTTCGCAATGGGCAAGACCCTCGAAACGTTCGACTTCGACCGGCTGCCGAACCTGAATCGAACCCATATCCACGACCTCGCTACCGGTCGCTATATCGATGAGAAGGTCGCGATTCTGATTGCCGGACCAACCGGTACCGGCAAGTCGCACCTGGCCCAGGCACTCGGCAATTGCGCCGCCCGGCAAGGACGTGATGTCGTGTTCGCCACGCAGACCCGGCTGTTGAACAGTCTGCAGGCAGCGCGCGCGACCGGTACCTATGAGCGCAAACTGAAACAGCTTGCCAGCGTACCGGTTCTCATCGTCGACGACTTCGCGCTCAAGCCGCTGCGCTCGCCGCAGGATGAAGACTTCCACGACCTGATCGCGGAAAGGTACGAGACCGCTGCGACGATCCTGACCAGTAACCTCGACTTCAGCGAATGGGGCGATGCGTTTGCCGGCAACCGCATCCTCGGCGCCGCCACACTCGATCGCCTGCGACACGGCGCCTATCGTATCGTGCTCGATGGTGACAGCTTCCGCACGCCCAGGCCATTGCCTGAACCCGACCAGACACGACTTGCGAAATCAACCAAAAAAACGCATCCTTGA
- a CDS encoding error-prone DNA polymerase, whose protein sequence is MLPEYAELFAFTNFSFLRGASHGEELVLRASQLGYSGLAITDECSLAGVVRAHVEAKKEKLPLVIGSYFQLVNADRSPAFGLILLAQNREGYGNLSEFITLGRMRAAKGEYLLTPHDISKPEKGYTHLRGMPDCLAILVPDFPATEDALAVQLEWMNDVFAGRAWVGLTLHQHAMDDIHRGIVEHVADQYRVPVVATGNVVMHVRSRKPLQDTMTAIRLRKTVAECGYDLAPNAEGHLRSRFRLGNLYPTRALYETLNILERCNFSLDELRYEYPDELVPEGFTHEAYLRQETYIGAHRRYPNGIPHNVQEQIEHELQLIRELEYEAYFLTVYDIVRFARSQHILCQGRGSAANSAVCYCLGVTEVDPSRGNMLFERFISKERGEPPDIDVDFEHQRREEVIQYIYRKYGRDRAAIAAAVSTYRPRGALRESGKALGVDPQIVDKVAKSHQWFDHSADLLQRFAESGLDPENPLIGLWAKLAAQILNFPRHLSQHSGGFVISRGKLTRLVPVENATMADRSAIQWDKDDLEALGLLKIDVLALGMLSAIRRTLDIVSEQCGERFEMQDIPPEDAATYEMISRADTVGVFQIESRAQMSMLPRMKPREFYDLVIEVAIVRPGPIQGGAVHPYLRRRQGLEPVTYPSDALEVALGRTLGVPIFQEQVMQVAILAAGFTPGEADQLRRAMAAWKRKGGLDKYYDRIVNGMTERGYTKDFAESIFQQIHGFGEYGFPESHAASFALLVYASSWLKCHEPEAFLAAMLNSMPLGFYSASQLIQDAQRHGVKVLPADVTISNWDSVLERETSASRPSVRLGLSLLKGMKDGAAERIEAARAVRQFSSVSDLARRAQLDRNDLKVLAAANSLSLLAGNRREALWASVAAVPDSDILADACVDDETPAFGAPSEGEDIVADYNSMSLTLGRHPLSLLRPALLEQRLMPAATLMTYRNGRLARGCGLVTVRQRPGTAKGVMFLTIEDETGNVNIIIWTSVQEKFRQEVLGASLLAVYGTWQCEGEVRHLVAQRLVDLSHLLGGLTAVSRNFC, encoded by the coding sequence TTATTCAGGCCTCGCAATAACCGACGAGTGTTCGCTCGCCGGCGTCGTACGCGCCCATGTCGAAGCGAAGAAAGAAAAGCTCCCCCTGGTCATCGGCTCGTACTTTCAGCTCGTGAATGCAGACCGGTCGCCGGCCTTCGGTCTCATCTTGCTGGCGCAAAATCGCGAGGGCTACGGCAACCTTTCCGAATTCATCACGCTCGGACGCATGCGTGCAGCGAAAGGCGAATACCTGCTCACGCCGCACGACATCTCGAAGCCAGAGAAAGGCTACACGCATCTGCGGGGAATGCCGGACTGCCTCGCCATTCTGGTGCCCGATTTCCCGGCGACCGAAGATGCGCTGGCCGTCCAGCTCGAATGGATGAACGACGTGTTCGCGGGACGTGCATGGGTCGGACTGACGCTGCACCAGCACGCGATGGACGACATCCATCGGGGCATCGTCGAGCATGTGGCGGACCAGTATCGCGTACCGGTCGTGGCGACGGGCAACGTCGTCATGCATGTCCGCTCGCGTAAGCCGCTGCAGGACACGATGACGGCAATCCGGTTGCGTAAGACCGTCGCCGAATGCGGATACGACCTCGCGCCAAACGCCGAGGGCCATCTGCGTTCTCGGTTTCGGCTGGGGAACCTGTATCCGACGCGTGCACTGTACGAGACGCTCAACATTCTTGAACGGTGTAACTTCTCACTCGACGAGCTTCGCTACGAATATCCCGACGAGCTCGTGCCAGAGGGTTTTACGCACGAAGCGTATTTACGGCAGGAGACATACATCGGTGCGCACCGGCGCTATCCCAACGGCATTCCGCACAACGTCCAGGAGCAGATTGAGCACGAGCTACAGCTCATCCGCGAACTGGAATATGAGGCCTATTTCCTCACGGTCTACGACATCGTGCGCTTTGCCCGCAGTCAGCACATCCTGTGTCAGGGGCGCGGGTCGGCGGCGAATAGTGCGGTCTGTTACTGCCTCGGCGTGACGGAGGTCGACCCATCACGCGGGAACATGCTGTTCGAGCGCTTTATCAGCAAGGAACGTGGCGAGCCACCCGACATCGACGTGGACTTCGAGCATCAACGTCGCGAAGAGGTCATCCAATACATCTACCGGAAGTACGGGCGCGACCGTGCGGCGATTGCTGCAGCGGTATCCACATACCGGCCACGCGGCGCGCTGCGCGAAAGCGGCAAGGCGCTCGGCGTCGACCCGCAAATTGTGGACAAGGTGGCGAAATCGCATCAGTGGTTCGACCATTCGGCCGACCTGCTTCAACGCTTCGCTGAATCCGGACTGGACCCGGAGAATCCGCTCATCGGTCTCTGGGCGAAGCTTGCTGCTCAGATTCTCAACTTTCCACGCCACCTGTCGCAGCACTCCGGTGGCTTCGTCATCAGCCGCGGCAAGCTCACGCGGCTGGTCCCCGTCGAGAACGCGACGATGGCAGACCGCTCCGCCATTCAGTGGGACAAGGACGACCTGGAAGCGCTCGGCCTGTTGAAAATCGATGTGCTCGCACTTGGCATGCTGTCGGCCATCCGTCGCACGCTCGACATCGTGTCAGAGCAGTGCGGTGAGCGTTTCGAGATGCAGGACATACCTCCCGAGGACGCGGCGACCTACGAGATGATTTCGCGGGCGGACACCGTGGGCGTGTTCCAGATTGAGTCGCGTGCGCAGATGAGCATGCTGCCGCGGATGAAGCCCCGAGAGTTCTACGACCTCGTTATCGAGGTGGCCATCGTGAGGCCGGGCCCGATTCAGGGCGGCGCAGTGCATCCTTACCTGCGCCGGCGCCAAGGACTGGAGCCGGTGACGTATCCGAGCGACGCATTGGAGGTCGCTCTCGGGCGAACGCTTGGCGTGCCCATCTTCCAGGAGCAGGTGATGCAGGTGGCCATCCTGGCTGCCGGTTTTACGCCGGGCGAAGCGGACCAGTTGCGCCGCGCGATGGCCGCCTGGAAACGTAAGGGTGGTCTCGACAAATACTACGACCGCATCGTCAACGGTATGACCGAGCGCGGTTACACGAAGGACTTCGCCGAATCCATCTTCCAGCAAATTCACGGTTTTGGCGAATACGGCTTCCCGGAAAGCCACGCGGCGAGCTTCGCGCTGCTTGTGTACGCGAGCAGCTGGCTGAAGTGTCATGAGCCGGAGGCGTTCCTCGCGGCGATGCTGAACAGCATGCCACTCGGCTTCTACTCCGCGTCGCAGTTGATTCAGGATGCGCAGCGACATGGCGTGAAGGTGCTCCCAGCCGACGTCACCATCAGCAACTGGGATTCGGTGCTCGAGCGTGAAACATCGGCATCCAGGCCATCAGTACGCCTTGGCCTGTCGCTGTTGAAGGGCATGAAGGACGGTGCAGCGGAGCGAATCGAAGCCGCGAGAGCCGTGAGGCAGTTCTCCAGCGTCAGCGACCTTGCGCGCCGCGCGCAACTCGACCGAAATGACCTCAAGGTTCTGGCAGCAGCAAACTCGCTGTCACTGCTCGCTGGCAATCGACGCGAAGCGCTCTGGGCGTCCGTCGCCGCTGTGCCCGACAGCGACATCCTTGCCGATGCTTGCGTCGATGACGAAACGCCTGCGTTCGGGGCGCCGTCGGAAGGCGAAGACATCGTCGCAGACTACAACTCGATGAGCCTCACGCTCGGCCGGCATCCACTTTCCCTTCTGCGGCCAGCCCTGCTAGAACAGCGCCTGATGCCAGCGGCAACACTCATGACCTATCGTAATGGCAGACTCGCTCGTGGCTGCGGGTTGGTCACAGTGCGGCAACGGCCGGGAACGGCGAAAGGCGTGATGTTTCTCACCATTGAGGATGAGACCGGCAACGTGAACATCATCATCTGGACATCGGTTCAGGAGAAGTTCCGGCAGGAGGTGTTGGGCGCGTCGCTCCTCGCCGTGTACGGAACGTGGCAATGCGAAGGCGAGGTTCGCCACCTGGTTGCGCAGAGGCTCGTCGATTTGTCTCACCTGCTCGGCGGGCTAACGGCAGTCAGTCGCAACTTCTGCTGA
- a CDS encoding NUDIX domain-containing protein, which translates to MKRRATVICERNGNVLLVARERGRWAFPGGRQKAGEDIASTAIRELDEETGLQVSNNHYLFRFGVCEPGTSSSLLG; encoded by the coding sequence ATGAAGCGACGAGCAACAGTAATTTGTGAGCGCAACGGCAACGTTCTACTGGTCGCCCGGGAGCGTGGTCGCTGGGCTTTCCCAGGTGGCCGGCAGAAAGCCGGTGAAGACATCGCGTCCACGGCAATCCGGGAACTCGACGAAGAGACTGGGCTGCAAGTTTCAAATAACCACTACCTCTTCCGTTTCGGGGTCTGCGAACCCGGCACTTCGTCTTCATTGTTAGGCTGA